The following coding sequences lie in one Photobacterium sp. CCB-ST2H9 genomic window:
- the lhgO gene encoding L-2-hydroxyglutarate oxidase produces MTSVYDYLVIGGGIVGVATACELQRRFPECKILLVEKETQLARHQTGHNSGVIHAGVYYPPGSLKARFCKAGVQRTLAFCRQHDIPVENCGKLLVATNETELSRMEALFERCGENGIDAELLDAAQLHQREPNITGLGAIFVPSTSIVDYRLVTETMAQRFQAMGGQIALHTEVIGITEDDQVIELTCRQPSVTSAEPFTVKGRFLVSCGGLMADRLTRMLGLITDFQIIPYRGEYYRLAARHNQIVSHLIYPIPDPDLPFLGVHLTRMIDGSVTVGPNAVQGWKREGYGRLNFSLRDSAEMLSFPGFWQVTGKHLKTGLQEFRDAWWKAGYLERVRKYCPSLTLADLEPYPAGIRAQAVLKDGTLVHDFLFADSPRSLHVCNAPSPAATSAMPIADYICDKVAEKMPPVVPVIDSATN; encoded by the coding sequence AATTCTGCTGGTGGAAAAAGAAACGCAGCTGGCCCGCCATCAGACCGGCCATAACAGCGGTGTGATTCACGCCGGGGTGTACTATCCCCCCGGCAGCCTGAAAGCCCGGTTCTGTAAAGCCGGGGTCCAGCGCACCCTTGCATTCTGCCGGCAGCATGACATCCCGGTCGAAAACTGCGGCAAACTGCTGGTCGCAACCAATGAGACCGAACTGAGCCGGATGGAAGCCCTGTTTGAACGGTGCGGAGAAAACGGCATTGACGCTGAACTGCTGGATGCGGCGCAGCTTCACCAGCGTGAGCCGAATATCACCGGACTGGGCGCGATTTTTGTCCCTTCCACCAGCATTGTGGATTACCGTTTGGTGACGGAAACCATGGCGCAGCGCTTTCAGGCCATGGGCGGCCAAATTGCGCTGCACACAGAAGTGATTGGTATAACTGAAGACGATCAGGTCATCGAACTGACATGCCGTCAGCCCAGCGTCACCAGTGCCGAGCCATTTACTGTCAAGGGACGCTTTCTGGTCAGTTGCGGCGGCCTGATGGCCGACCGGCTCACCCGCATGCTGGGGCTGATTACCGATTTTCAGATCATTCCTTACCGGGGTGAATATTATCGCCTAGCCGCACGGCATAATCAGATCGTCAGTCATCTGATTTATCCCATCCCCGATCCTGATCTGCCCTTTCTTGGCGTGCATTTAACCCGGATGATCGACGGTTCCGTGACCGTTGGCCCGAATGCGGTGCAGGGCTGGAAGCGGGAAGGCTACGGACGGTTGAATTTCAGCCTCCGGGACAGTGCTGAGATGCTGTCTTTTCCCGGTTTCTGGCAGGTCACGGGTAAACACCTGAAAACCGGATTGCAGGAGTTCAGGGATGCCTGGTGGAAAGCCGGTTATTTAGAGCGGGTCAGGAAATATTGTCCGAGCCTGACACTGGCGGACCTTGAGCCGTATCCGGCAGGGATTCGGGCACAGGCTGTGCTGAAAGACGGAACTCTGGTACATGATTTTCTGTTTGCAGACAGCCCGCGCAGCCTGCATGTGTGTAACGCACCGTCACCAGCCGCAACGTCCGCCATGCCGATTGCCGACTACATCTGCGATAAAGTTGCTGAAAAAATGCCGCCAGTGGTTCCAGTCATCGATTCTGCAACGAACTGA
- a CDS encoding 6-carboxytetrahydropterin synthase yields the protein MKLFVRDLTVIDASYLCPARGMVGDSWILDVVMSGELNEMSMVLDFGRVKKQIKKLVDEYVDHRLLVPVNHPSVQIAETTPGYATVDLLRDEKSIHLHCPEEAFCLVEAEAITIDTVTEHLYQVLAGELPDNVQGLELVLRHEQIDGAFYHYSHGLKKHDGNCQRIAHGHRSPIELYVDGKRDSQLEADWAKRWTDIYLGTAEDQVSVTALNLSEHAAGATDETHYGFRYTAPQGLFELAIAKSETDMIHTDTTIELLAHFIAAEVKPKLGENQRLDVVAYEGVGKGAMASL from the coding sequence GTGAAGCTATTTGTCAGAGATCTCACCGTTATTGATGCCTCATACCTGTGCCCGGCCCGCGGCATGGTGGGCGACAGCTGGATACTGGATGTGGTGATGTCTGGCGAGCTGAATGAAATGAGCATGGTGCTGGATTTTGGCCGTGTGAAGAAGCAGATCAAAAAGCTGGTGGATGAATACGTGGATCACCGTTTGCTGGTGCCTGTGAACCATCCGTCAGTGCAGATTGCGGAAACAACCCCAGGTTATGCCACGGTTGATCTGCTGCGCGATGAGAAAAGTATTCACCTGCACTGTCCTGAAGAAGCATTCTGCTTAGTTGAAGCCGAAGCCATTACCATCGACACCGTGACCGAGCATCTTTACCAAGTGCTGGCCGGAGAGTTGCCGGATAATGTTCAGGGGCTGGAACTGGTGCTGCGTCATGAACAGATTGACGGTGCTTTCTATCATTACAGCCATGGTCTGAAAAAGCATGACGGCAACTGCCAGCGTATTGCGCACGGTCACCGCTCGCCGATTGAACTCTATGTTGACGGCAAGCGGGACAGCCAGCTGGAAGCCGACTGGGCGAAGCGCTGGACGGATATTTACCTGGGCACTGCGGAAGATCAGGTCAGCGTGACGGCACTGAACCTCAGCGAGCATGCTGCAGGTGCGACGGACGAGACGCACTATGGTTTCCGTTATACCGCGCCACAAGGTCTGTTTGAACTGGCGATTGCCAAGAGCGAAACTGACATGATCCATACCGACACCACCATTGAACTGCTGGCGCATTTTATCGCGGCCGAAGTGAAACCGAAGCTGGGTGAAAACCAGCGACTGGATGTTGTGGCTTATGAAGGTGTCGGAAAAGGCGCCATGGCGAGTCTGTAA
- a CDS encoding STAS/SEC14 domain-containing protein, translating to MQTTHGLFFEVDRHDDNFFMELKAVGKLTHEDYEQITPLIDEALAGVEHPKVNVYFDGSEFEGWELKAAWDDLKLGLKHGKKFHRIAIYGDKKWIDVMAKVGSWFISGEVKCFDTPVDALAWLRED from the coding sequence ATGCAAACCACGCACGGTTTATTTTTTGAAGTAGACAGACATGACGATAATTTTTTCATGGAACTGAAAGCGGTCGGTAAATTGACTCACGAAGATTATGAGCAGATCACGCCACTGATTGATGAAGCCCTGGCGGGCGTCGAGCATCCGAAAGTGAATGTGTATTTTGATGGCTCGGAGTTTGAGGGCTGGGAGCTCAAAGCGGCGTGGGATGATCTGAAACTGGGCCTGAAACACGGCAAAAAATTTCACCGTATCGCTATTTATGGTGACAAGAAGTGGATTGATGTGATGGCGAAAGTCGGCAGCTGGTTTATTTCGGGGGAAGTGAAATGTTTCGATACCCCGGTGGATGCGCTGGCCTGGTTGCGGGAGGATTAG
- a CDS encoding long-chain fatty acid--CoA ligase, protein MLNLAAALQRNAVSQPDKIAIICGETQITYAQFNAIASQIANGLKAKGVQPGDRIALSCPNLPYFPLVYYGIQKAGAVVVPLNVLLREREIQYHLEDAQAKFYFCFEGTAELPMADAGIAAFQKVGGCEHMVVMTADQSQQEYKGMPTLSALMKNQPSDGDCAYRSAEDTAVILYTSGTTGLPKGAELTQSNQYINALAAQNLMQMRGDDVHLLTLPLFHTFGQTVNMNAPVSLGCTLVMVPRFDAALVLELIEQHRVTIFAGVPTMYISLNLCKAEHDVSSLRLGVSGGASLPVEVLRTFEGRFGIPVLEGYGLSETSPIASFNHLDKPRLPGSVGQPIQGVEIRVVDDNDQPVPQGEPGEIIIRGHNVMKGYLNRPEENDNALRHGWFHSGDIGRFDEHGNLFIVDRVKDLIIRGGFNVYPREIEEVFMTHPDVAMVAVIGIPSQQYGEDVKAYVVLKEGATITETELQVWGKAQLAAYKYPRQVEIRQALPMNATGKILKKELKAELRNATETA, encoded by the coding sequence ATGCTGAATCTTGCCGCTGCACTACAACGAAATGCTGTTTCTCAACCTGATAAAATCGCCATTATTTGTGGCGAGACTCAGATCACTTACGCTCAGTTCAATGCCATTGCCAGTCAGATTGCCAACGGCCTGAAAGCAAAAGGCGTCCAGCCTGGGGATCGCATTGCGCTGAGTTGTCCGAACCTGCCATATTTTCCGCTGGTTTATTACGGGATTCAAAAAGCCGGTGCAGTGGTTGTACCGTTGAATGTTCTGCTGCGTGAGCGGGAAATTCAGTACCACCTGGAAGATGCACAGGCGAAATTCTATTTCTGTTTTGAAGGCACGGCAGAATTACCGATGGCGGATGCCGGGATTGCTGCTTTTCAAAAGGTTGGTGGCTGTGAACATATGGTGGTGATGACTGCGGATCAGTCGCAGCAGGAATACAAGGGCATGCCAACTCTGTCTGCGCTGATGAAAAATCAGCCCTCTGATGGTGACTGTGCATACCGCAGTGCCGAAGATACGGCGGTTATTCTGTATACCTCGGGGACCACCGGATTGCCGAAAGGCGCAGAGCTGACACAGAGCAACCAGTATATCAATGCGCTGGCAGCGCAAAATCTGATGCAGATGCGGGGGGACGATGTCCACCTGTTGACGCTGCCGTTGTTCCACACATTCGGTCAGACCGTCAATATGAATGCGCCGGTCAGCCTTGGTTGTACCCTGGTGATGGTGCCGAGATTTGATGCAGCACTGGTGCTTGAATTGATTGAACAGCATCGCGTGACCATCTTTGCCGGTGTACCGACGATGTATATCAGCCTGAATCTCTGCAAAGCCGAACACGATGTGTCCAGTCTGCGACTGGGAGTCAGCGGTGGTGCCTCCTTACCGGTCGAAGTGTTGCGGACGTTTGAGGGCAGGTTCGGCATTCCTGTACTCGAAGGATACGGATTGTCAGAAACCAGCCCGATTGCCAGTTTTAACCATCTGGATAAGCCCCGGTTGCCTGGTTCTGTGGGACAGCCGATTCAGGGCGTTGAGATTCGCGTGGTGGACGACAATGATCAGCCGGTGCCGCAGGGCGAGCCGGGTGAAATTATTATTCGTGGTCACAATGTCATGAAAGGTTATCTGAACCGTCCGGAAGAGAACGACAATGCGCTGCGTCATGGCTGGTTCCATTCAGGCGATATCGGACGTTTTGATGAACATGGCAACCTGTTTATTGTTGATCGCGTCAAAGACCTGATCATTCGTGGTGGGTTCAATGTGTATCCCCGCGAAATTGAAGAAGTGTTTATGACGCATCCGGATGTGGCGATGGTGGCTGTGATTGGTATTCCATCTCAGCAGTATGGGGAGGACGTGAAGGCCTATGTTGTTCTGAAGGAAGGGGCGACCATCACTGAGACTGAATTGCAGGTTTGGGGGAAAGCCCAGCTGGCAGCGTACAAATATCCGCGCCAGGTTGAAATCCGTCAGGCCCTGCCGATGAACGCCACGGGCAAAATCCTAAAAAAAGAACTGAAAGCAGAGCTGCGCAACGCAACCGAAACGGCGTAA
- a CDS encoding alkaline phosphatase D family protein, with protein sequence MTVSNQHQKKTQHSSSLPAQDETELPLVLAGPVLRRCDAQSVTVWMVTTSRLEGQFELFHAKEENAFFQAELTAEQQIQVGRSAWIVMAQFQGEFPVDCELAYEIQTQQGPVSTLIPELLYPGEKRLSLMIKSRADYIQHGSCRNPHFPGKDSLVAADSKVAALAVSERPALLMMSGDQIYADHVAGPTLDAISQVIDLLGLPDEHFSDAPYASLSELRHSDYQLYGRDQVLPVHEETGHWLSDSRGFSWLPKRCRPVFSSTDCENHLIGLSEFLAMYLLVWSPQVWRLVDHGRLAQEGFQCGTQVLAEKWQQLWHREMTEIDGFISGLNQVQRLMAHIPTYMIFDDHDVTDDWNLTVGWEQAVYQNAFSRRIIGNSLFGYWLCQGWGNDPSRFDERFAAKARAFFSQPSDENHEAMISLLYEFEHWHYEIATQPKILVLDTRTRRWRSESKMNKPSGLMDWEALTEMQQALMHESAVIIVSPAPIFGVKFIEALQRIMTWLGKPLMVDAENWMAHPGAANTLLSIFTHTKTPTNFVILSGDVHYSFAYDIKLRFRRNSPHIYQVTASGIKNTFPERLLRFCERMDRLLYTPSSPLNWLTKRKRMKIEKRDPDTPGHGRLVNTSCIGELWIHESGRPERIAILTAEGETIGFPPTRQESKRLAKTEKKLNS encoded by the coding sequence ATGACAGTCAGTAATCAACATCAGAAAAAGACACAGCATTCGTCAAGCCTACCTGCTCAGGATGAGACTGAGTTGCCGCTGGTGCTCGCCGGTCCGGTATTGCGGCGATGTGATGCCCAGTCGGTCACGGTGTGGATGGTGACGACCTCAAGACTGGAAGGGCAGTTTGAGCTCTTTCATGCCAAGGAGGAAAACGCTTTTTTCCAGGCAGAGCTGACAGCTGAACAACAGATTCAGGTCGGCCGTTCTGCCTGGATTGTGATGGCGCAATTTCAAGGTGAGTTCCCTGTCGATTGTGAACTGGCCTATGAAATCCAGACTCAGCAGGGGCCGGTAAGCACCCTGATCCCCGAACTACTTTATCCCGGCGAGAAACGATTGTCGCTGATGATCAAATCCCGTGCGGATTATATCCAGCATGGTTCCTGCAGAAATCCGCATTTCCCCGGAAAAGACAGTCTGGTAGCAGCAGACAGTAAGGTGGCTGCGCTGGCTGTTTCGGAACGTCCGGCTTTGCTGATGATGAGCGGCGATCAAATCTATGCCGATCATGTTGCCGGGCCAACCCTGGATGCGATCAGTCAGGTGATTGATCTGCTGGGTTTGCCCGACGAGCACTTTTCCGATGCGCCTTATGCATCCTTGTCTGAGCTGCGACACAGTGATTATCAGTTATACGGCCGTGATCAGGTTTTGCCTGTTCACGAAGAAACCGGACACTGGTTGTCAGATAGCCGTGGATTCAGCTGGCTGCCGAAACGCTGTCGTCCTGTTTTCAGTTCAACTGACTGTGAAAACCACCTGATTGGTCTGAGCGAATTTCTGGCGATGTATCTGCTGGTGTGGTCGCCGCAGGTCTGGCGGCTGGTGGATCACGGCAGGCTGGCACAAGAGGGTTTTCAGTGTGGCACGCAGGTGCTGGCTGAGAAATGGCAACAGCTGTGGCATCGGGAAATGACGGAAATTGACGGATTTATTTCAGGTCTGAATCAGGTCCAGCGTCTGATGGCGCATATTCCCACTTACATGATTTTTGATGATCATGATGTCACGGATGACTGGAACCTGACGGTAGGCTGGGAGCAGGCTGTCTATCAGAATGCTTTTTCACGACGAATCATCGGCAACAGTCTGTTCGGGTACTGGTTGTGTCAGGGATGGGGGAATGACCCGTCCCGGTTTGACGAACGCTTTGCTGCCAAGGCCCGGGCATTTTTCTCGCAGCCCAGTGATGAGAACCATGAGGCGATGATCAGCCTCTTGTACGAGTTTGAGCACTGGCATTACGAGATTGCGACGCAGCCTAAGATTCTGGTGCTGGATACACGCACCCGGCGCTGGCGGTCGGAGTCGAAAATGAATAAACCTTCGGGTCTGATGGACTGGGAAGCCCTGACAGAAATGCAACAGGCCCTGATGCACGAATCTGCGGTCATTATTGTTTCACCAGCCCCGATTTTTGGTGTGAAATTCATTGAAGCCCTGCAACGGATCATGACCTGGCTTGGCAAGCCGCTGATGGTGGATGCGGAAAACTGGATGGCTCATCCGGGCGCGGCCAATACGCTGCTGAGTATTTTCACTCACACCAAAACACCGACCAATTTTGTGATCCTGTCGGGTGATGTTCACTATTCTTTTGCCTATGACATCAAATTGCGTTTTCGACGCAACAGCCCGCATATTTATCAGGTGACTGCCAGCGGTATCAAAAACACCTTTCCTGAACGATTGCTCCGATTTTGCGAGCGGATGGACCGGTTGCTATATACGCCCTCTTCACCGCTGAACTGGCTGACGAAGCGGAAGAGAATGAAGATCGAGAAGCGGGATCCGGATACGCCGGGACACGGACGTCTGGTGAACACCAGCTGTATTGGTGAGCTTTGGATTCACGAATCGGGACGACCGGAGCGGATCGCGATCCTGACAGCTGAAGGAGAGACGATCGGCTTTCCGCCGACCCGACAGGAGTCGAAGCGGCTCGCGAAAACGGAGAAGAAACTGAATTCCTGA
- a CDS encoding sulfite exporter TauE/SafE family protein, with translation MEYDVTTIVIIMLVFAFAGMIKGVVGLGLPPVVLGLLTTVIGIHSAMSMVALPAFLTNIYQAVTGPHARSLSREYWLFFLSATVSVGAGCWLALMIDTGYMSLCLGILLSLYAVTGLLNFRLSVRPQWQTAFGVAMGTCNGIFTGLTGSSAVPGVFYLQSAGLPKEKLVQAMGILFTFSSAGLMLGLWVQNILTLSASGLSLVALLPAFAGMAIGAKVRQRLSVPVFQRLFFMSLFVLGGYIILNHL, from the coding sequence ATGGAATATGATGTTACAACCATCGTAATCATCATGCTGGTCTTTGCGTTTGCCGGCATGATCAAAGGTGTGGTGGGCCTCGGCCTGCCACCCGTTGTTCTGGGGTTACTGACGACGGTGATCGGGATTCATTCCGCAATGTCAATGGTGGCTTTACCCGCATTTCTGACCAACATCTATCAGGCTGTTACCGGACCACATGCCCGGTCGCTCAGCCGTGAGTACTGGTTGTTTTTCCTGTCGGCTACGGTTTCAGTCGGAGCCGGGTGCTGGCTGGCGCTGATGATCGACACGGGCTACATGTCCCTTTGTTTAGGCATTTTGCTGAGCCTGTATGCTGTGACCGGGCTGCTGAATTTTCGCTTGTCTGTCCGGCCTCAGTGGCAGACGGCGTTTGGTGTGGCAATGGGCACCTGTAATGGCATCTTTACCGGCCTGACGGGATCTTCTGCCGTGCCCGGGGTGTTTTATCTGCAATCAGCTGGGCTGCCCAAAGAAAAACTGGTGCAGGCCATGGGGATTTTGTTCACCTTCTCTTCTGCAGGGCTGATGCTCGGACTATGGGTGCAAAATATACTGACACTCTCAGCCAGCGGTCTTTCTCTCGTCGCTTTACTGCCGGCGTTCGCGGGTATGGCTATTGGTGCAAAGGTCCGTCAGCGCTTATCTGTCCCTGTTTTTCAGCGGCTGTTTTTTATGTCCCTCTTTGTTCTGGGTGGATACATTATCCTCAACCACCTGTGA
- a CDS encoding cupin domain-containing protein — MEMKEFYYQDGIRVSLFNLDHEAVPYHFHQSVSDMIYCSKGTIRIELPELEKLFIVPQGKVFQIPAQVKHRFANGAPEGVASRYVLMQLGHFDIEFVKDTRAMQALLSETGPQNGDEKPVYIEDRKADILALADHFTQHKPEVLTDEENRDVVTALRYFAEQGIAAIYPLMPEEIV, encoded by the coding sequence ATGGAAATGAAAGAGTTTTATTATCAGGACGGTATTCGCGTCAGTCTGTTTAATCTGGATCATGAGGCGGTGCCGTATCATTTTCACCAGTCGGTCTCTGACATGATCTATTGCTCGAAAGGTACCATTCGTATTGAACTGCCTGAGCTCGAAAAGCTGTTTATTGTGCCTCAGGGAAAAGTGTTTCAGATCCCGGCTCAGGTAAAACACCGATTTGCCAATGGTGCCCCGGAGGGAGTGGCTAGCCGGTATGTACTGATGCAGCTCGGTCATTTTGATATCGAGTTCGTGAAAGACACCCGCGCCATGCAGGCGCTGCTGTCGGAAACGGGACCGCAAAACGGGGATGAAAAGCCGGTATACATTGAGGACCGTAAAGCAGACATCCTGGCGCTGGCCGATCACTTTACACAGCACAAACCTGAGGTACTCACCGATGAGGAGAACCGGGATGTGGTGACGGCACTGAGATACTTTGCAGAGCAGGGCATTGCTGCGATTTACCCTCTGATGCCGGAAGAAATTGTTTGA
- a CDS encoding FAD/NAD(P)-binding protein, whose product MSEVNPTRLCIVGTGFSGTAALFHLVNALTADRRPVSSVEILTIESRQVNGPGYPYAPYELLPGHLCNNQARQMSLAGDDFYDWLGEHRQRLAAEFPALIRETHPGVPLDTWEPDPEGFYPRALFGVYLEERFRETVSKARRHGIRIQSYNGYCAIDGYRQSERFSLVIERVDDGSREVITGIDKLLLSTGHWVPLDTESEMTAGNFLDSPYPDSKLRASVAAWSEAVRDKTLTCFVKGMGPSGIDAIMSLAESGTFHFSDSGHITGYSPSQAEAQIQIVAGSRCGFFPAVRGASVEYQFQYLTEETFGELERVLGQKLGLNDILSMIDQELRAATSGQIGWQDIVEPKFENAFEKLRYDVTCPHENNLVHTILLKARRMKFYRHLNAFEKEIYDRELDTHFIRIAVPIPLLNAEKLLALFESGKLESVKMGYQISGNPVAHGGQYQVTFTDGDAESTRLVDAVIRASGQDFRLSLHPSRLVSALAEREELLANREGHYSTGGIMLDSDESYGVMCRDPETGRVVPSPWIASYGVLTRYWQNERNFSAAFVEAAMWLSEEWAAYCARQSSPLVAESAWQN is encoded by the coding sequence ATGTCTGAAGTCAATCCAACAAGGCTGTGTATTGTGGGGACCGGGTTTTCCGGTACGGCTGCTTTGTTTCATCTCGTGAATGCCCTGACCGCAGATCGGCGCCCTGTGTCATCCGTGGAAATTCTGACTATTGAGTCGCGTCAGGTGAATGGTCCCGGCTATCCATACGCACCGTACGAATTGTTACCCGGCCATCTCTGTAATAATCAGGCCCGGCAAATGTCGCTTGCCGGAGATGATTTTTATGACTGGCTGGGTGAGCATCGCCAGCGTCTGGCCGCAGAGTTTCCGGCTTTGATCCGGGAGACACATCCGGGTGTCCCGCTGGATACATGGGAACCGGATCCGGAAGGATTTTATCCCCGGGCGTTATTTGGGGTCTATCTGGAAGAGCGGTTCAGGGAAACAGTTTCGAAGGCCCGTCGTCATGGGATCCGGATTCAATCCTATAACGGCTATTGTGCAATCGATGGATACAGACAGTCAGAGCGGTTCAGTCTCGTGATTGAACGTGTGGATGATGGCAGCAGAGAAGTCATCACCGGGATCGACAAGCTGCTTCTTTCGACCGGTCACTGGGTGCCGCTGGATACTGAATCTGAAATGACTGCCGGGAACTTTCTTGACAGTCCTTATCCCGATTCAAAACTCCGGGCCAGCGTGGCGGCGTGGTCTGAAGCCGTCCGGGACAAAACCCTGACGTGTTTTGTCAAAGGGATGGGACCGAGCGGAATCGATGCCATTATGTCGCTGGCCGAATCCGGGACATTCCATTTTTCAGACAGCGGGCATATCACAGGCTATAGCCCGTCGCAAGCAGAGGCTCAGATTCAGATTGTTGCGGGCAGCCGGTGCGGTTTTTTCCCTGCGGTTCGGGGCGCGTCGGTCGAGTATCAGTTTCAGTATCTGACGGAAGAGACCTTCGGCGAGCTTGAACGGGTACTCGGTCAAAAATTAGGCCTGAATGATATTTTGTCGATGATTGATCAGGAACTGAGGGCGGCGACATCAGGTCAGATCGGCTGGCAGGATATTGTCGAACCGAAGTTTGAAAATGCCTTTGAAAAGCTCCGGTATGATGTGACCTGTCCGCATGAGAATAATCTGGTTCATACAATTCTTCTCAAAGCCCGCCGGATGAAATTCTATCGTCATCTGAATGCGTTTGAGAAAGAAATCTATGACCGGGAGCTGGACACGCACTTTATCCGGATTGCCGTACCGATTCCTTTACTGAACGCTGAAAAGTTGCTGGCTTTGTTTGAATCCGGAAAGCTGGAATCCGTAAAAATGGGCTACCAGATATCGGGTAATCCTGTGGCTCATGGTGGCCAGTATCAAGTCACCTTCACAGACGGAGACGCGGAGAGCACAAGGCTGGTTGATGCCGTAATTCGTGCATCCGGACAGGATTTCCGGTTGTCCCTGCATCCGTCCAGACTGGTGTCGGCGCTGGCTGAACGTGAAGAGCTGCTGGCAAACCGGGAAGGTCATTATTCGACCGGGGGGATTATGCTCGACAGCGATGAATCTTATGGCGTGATGTGCCGGGATCCGGAAACCGGCAGGGTGGTCCCGTCACCATGGATTGCTTCGTATGGCGTATTGACCCGTTACTGGCAGAATGAGCGGAATTTTTCAGCCGCGTTTGTTGAAGCGGCAATGTGGTTGTCAGAAGAATGGGCTGCCTATTGTGCCCGTCAATCGTCACCATTGGTCGCTGAGTCTGCCTGGCAGAACTAA